The Arachis hypogaea cultivar Tifrunner chromosome 19, arahy.Tifrunner.gnm2.J5K5, whole genome shotgun sequence genome has a window encoding:
- the LOC140182185 gene encoding uncharacterized protein — protein sequence MLAIEGTIQPKKDKDPGVTISFNQADFRSASPNLDDPVPSSGELIGFSGERVPIMGHIWLKTTMGEIPMSKSIDIQYLIVNCYSPYNIIIGRPALNIFRAVVSTLHLCVKFPVQGNKIATVYADHQEARQCYNASLKVIQTKQEARPQVQAIHTSANTATLADLDPREDLGKRPRLMDNLQQITLTADDKQYTYIGEALEGEDRARLIHILRKNVDLFAWTPDDMPGINPEVICHKLAIDKTVRPVAQKKRNLREEKKQAALEETQKLLNAGFIREIRFTTWLSNVVMILMHPEDQSKTAFITEHGNFCYKVMPFGLKNAGATYQRLMDKVFQQQIGRNMEVYVDDMVAKTPMQGSHCDDLVEIFKQLRAYNMRLNPDKCAFGVQGGKFLGFM from the exons ATGCTAGCAATCGAGGGAACCATACAGCCAAAGAAGGACAAAGACCCAGGCGTCACAATATCCTTCAACCAAGCAGACTTCAGATCGGCAAGCCCTAACCTCGACGACCCCGTG CCCTCCTCGGGAGAGCTAATTGGGTTCTCCGGAGAGAGAGTCCCCATCATGGGACACATATGGCTAAAGACCACAATGGGAGAAATCCCTATGTCAAAGTCAATTGATATTCAATACCTAATAGTAAACTGCTATAGCCCTTACAATATTATAATTGGGAGACCCGCCCTGAATATATTCAGAGCGGTAGTATCCACATTACACCTGTGTGTAAAGTTTCCAGTGCAGGGAAACAAGATAGCTACGGTATATGCCGATCATCAAGAAGCTCGGCAGTGCTACAACGCTAGCCTAAAAGTAATCCAAACAAAACAAGAAGCTCGGCCCCAGGTTCAAGCAATCCACACTTCTGCCAACACAGCGACACTAGCTGACCTAGACCCAAGGGAAGATCTCGGCAAAAGACCTCGGCTGATGGACAACCTTCAACAAATAACACTAACAGCAGATGACAAACAATACACATATATCGGAGAAGCATTAGAGGGGGAAGACCGAGCAAGACTCATACACATACTGCGTAAAAACGTCGACCTTTTCGCGTGGACACCAGACGACATGCCTGGCATAAACCCAGAAGTCATCTGCCACAAGTTAGCAATTGATAAAACAGTTCGACCAGTTGCACAGAAGAAAAGGAACCTCAGAGAGGAGAAAAAACAAGCAGCACTCGAAGAAACCCAGAAGCTCCTCAACGCAGGTTTCATCAGAGAAATTCGCTTCACCACATGGTTATCcaacgtggtaatg attctAATGCACCCAGAAGACCAAAGCAAAACAGCTTTTATAACAGAACATGGAAACTTTTGTTACAAGGTAATGCCCTTTGgcctaaagaatgcaggtgcgaCATATCAAAGGCTAATGGACAAAGTATTCCAACAGCAAATAGGCCGCAATATGGAGGTCTATGTAGACGATATGGTAGCAAAAACACCTATGCAGGGGTCACACTGTGACGACTtagtagaaatcttcaaacaactcCGAGCATATAACATGAGACTCAATCCGGACAAATGTGCATTCGGAGTACAAGGAGGGAAGTTCCTTGGGTTCATGTAA
- the LOC112778060 gene encoding uncharacterized protein encodes MADKESPQLSQDDLLARIAELQAEVRRIAEPSTQNNGESSKGSAQGATDPLNIVPPKEKLTLDNPFSEEITNYQMPKNFTLPTALEPYKGFGDPRAHVKKFQSMMFFNGPNNEPVLYRAFPTYLDGAALLWFSKLSAGSISSFEDLARSFIDYFAASRIYVHGSDYLDTIKQGQHESLKDYMTRFADATMDIQDLDPAVHLHALKAGLRPGKFRETIAITKPKMLEEFRERAAGQMEIEELREAQKSDKQPHRRDEEKTFRSPGSRDTKRPSKPTSKYNTYTRFNTRRENIIRKILNAKIIKPPARAGNYQDQRFVDRTKHCAFHRKFGHTTDDCIVAKDLLERLARQGLLDKYIESRKGRRGNSDRVEHKQAVADDNKKERTTPDPPRGVISHISGGFAGGGETSSARK; translated from the coding sequence ATGGCTGACAAGGAAAGTCCACAACTCTCACAGGACGACCTCCTGGCTCGAATCGCCGAGCTTCAGGCAGAAGTACGAAGAATAGCCGAGCCGTCAACACAGAACAATGGAGAAAGCTCCAAAGGCTCGGCTCAAGGCGCTACAGACCCTTTAAACATTGTTCCGCCAAAGGAGAAGCTCACTCTCGACAACCCCTTCTCCGAGGAGATCACAAATTACCAGATGCCGAAAAACTTTACGCTGCCCACCGCACTAGAGCCATACAAGGGATTCGGCGATCCCCGAGCCCACGTGAAGAAGTTCCAatcaatgatgttcttcaacggcCCTAACAATGAGCCCGTCCTCTACCGAGCATTCCCTACCTACCTCGACGGTGCTGCATTACTCTGGTTTTCTAAACTTTCTGCAGGTTCAATTTCCTCCTTTGAAGATCTCGCCAGATCATTCATTGATTATTTTGCCGCGTCAAGAATCTACGTACATGGATCGGACTACCTCGACACCATCAAGCAAGGTCAGCACGAGAGCCTGAAGGACTACATGACCAGATTCGCTGACGCCACTATGGATATCCAGGACTTAGACCCGGCCGTTCACCTGCACGCCCTCAAGGCCGGCCTTAGGCCCGGAAAATTCCGGGAGACCATTGCCATAACAAAGCCAAAGATGCTAGAGGAATTCCGAGAAAGGGCGGCAGGTCAAATGGAGATCGAAGAACTCCGAGAAGCCCAAAAATCAGATAAACAACCACATCGGAGAGATGAAGAAAAAACTTTCAGATCACCAGGCAGCAGAGACACTAAGAGACCTTCCAAGCCCACATCAAAATACAACACATACACCAGATTCAATACCAGAAGAGAAAACATCATCAGAAAAATTCTCAACGCCAAAATCATAAAGCCACCGGCTCGAGCAGGAAACTACCAGGATCAAAGATTCGTGGATAGGACAAAACATTGTGCCTTCCACCGGAAGTTCGGTCACACCACGGACGACTGCATAGTCGCGAAGGACCTCCTGGAAAGGCTGGCACGCCAAGGGCTCTTGGACAAATACATCGAGAGCCGAAAAGGCAGAAGAGGAAACTCGGACAGGGTAGAGCACAAGCAAGCAGTGGCCGATgataacaaaaaagaaaggaCGACTCCTGATCCACCAAGAGGAGTCATTAGCCACATATCAGGGGGATTCGCAGGCGGAGGAGAAACAAGCTCGGCCAGGAAGTGA